From the Deltaproteobacteria bacterium genome, one window contains:
- a CDS encoding CDP-alcohol phosphatidyltransferase family protein, whose amino-acid sequence MMLTLPNFLTLLRIIGIPVFVILLTGRHFGSALVLFVAAALTDAIDGAVARIMDSRSELGAVLDPLADKLLQVSSFIVLTMIGAIPYWLLVIVISRDVIILLGYAAIYFVAAKPMAVDPTALGKATTFFQLFTIGFAVTGLARPDLPVALGNQLIQYCTGAASAASGLHYVYSGLLYYQRSGAAAKGEAA is encoded by the coding sequence GTGATGCTGACCCTGCCGAACTTCCTCACGCTGTTGCGTATTATCGGGATACCGGTGTTCGTGATTTTGCTGACCGGTAGGCATTTCGGCAGCGCTCTGGTTTTGTTCGTGGCGGCCGCGCTCACCGACGCCATCGACGGTGCCGTCGCCCGGATCATGGACTCGCGCTCGGAGTTGGGCGCGGTGCTCGATCCGCTCGCTGACAAGCTGCTCCAGGTCAGTTCCTTCATCGTCCTCACCATGATCGGCGCCATTCCATACTGGTTGCTCGTCATCGTGATCAGCCGCGACGTGATCATCCTGCTCGGCTACGCGGCGATCTACTTCGTGGCCGCTAAGCCGATGGCAGTTGACCCGACCGCTCTCGGGAAAGCCACCACCTTCTTCCAGCTCTTCACCATCGGGTTTGCCGTAACCGGCCTGGCGCGGCCCGACTTGCCGGTGGCGCTCGGCAACCAACTGATTCAGTACTGCACCGGCGCCGCCAGCGCGGCTTCGGGGCTGCACTACGTTTACAGCGGGCTGCTGTACTACCAACGATCGGGTGCGGCGGCGAAGGGAGAGGCGGCATGA
- a CDS encoding outer membrane lipoprotein-sorting protein: MRRSASAGAVLGLTLALLLAAIAGAGSAAAQSARELLDQVKALNGSTRKWSDRTQRLTLRITDRRGNERVRDLVIYMKKYPEDASRSIVFFDSPPEIKGTGFLQWANAHKPDEQWLYLPELKRVRQIAAGSKRESFVGTDFSYEDLAIISQITDWSEADASTALLRQEEIDGAAAAALEFTPTGKDLGYARVRIWLRLADLVILKFEFDDKKGGVAKVLTASDIRPVGSIPTAFRFLMQNVQSGSHTTAEFNTITYDNGLADDVFTQRMLERGGV, from the coding sequence ATGAGACGCAGCGCGAGCGCCGGGGCGGTGCTGGGGCTCACCCTGGCACTGCTGCTGGCGGCAATCGCCGGCGCCGGCAGCGCCGCGGCGCAGAGCGCCCGGGAGCTGCTCGATCAGGTCAAGGCGCTCAACGGCAGCACGCGCAAGTGGAGCGATCGCACCCAACGGCTCACTCTGCGCATCACTGATCGCCGCGGCAACGAGCGCGTGCGCGACCTCGTCATCTACATGAAGAAATACCCCGAGGACGCCAGCCGCTCGATCGTCTTCTTCGACTCGCCGCCGGAAATCAAAGGCACCGGCTTTCTGCAGTGGGCCAACGCCCACAAGCCCGACGAGCAGTGGCTCTATCTGCCCGAACTCAAGCGCGTCCGCCAAATCGCCGCCGGCAGCAAGCGCGAGAGCTTCGTCGGCACCGACTTCAGTTACGAGGACCTCGCCATCATCAGCCAGATCACCGATTGGAGCGAGGCCGACGCCAGTACCGCACTGCTGCGGCAGGAAGAGATTGACGGAGCGGCCGCGGCCGCCCTCGAGTTCACTCCCACCGGCAAAGACCTCGGTTATGCCCGCGTGCGCATCTGGCTGCGGCTGGCCGACCTGGTCATCCTCAAGTTCGAGTTCGACGACAAGAAAGGCGGCGTGGCCAAGGTGCTTACCGCCAGTGATATCCGCCCGGTCGGCAGCATCCCCACCGCCTTTCGCTTCTTGATGCAGAACGTGCAGAGCGGCAGCCACACCACCGCCGAGTTCAACACCATCACCTATGACAACGGCCTCGCCGACGACGTGTTCACTCAGCGCATGCTCGAACGCGGCGG